Within Malus domestica chromosome 04, GDT2T_hap1, the genomic segment GCCCTTCATATCTAACTCAACATCTTCACTGAGCTAACCCTAATTACTTACTCCTCAGTTGTACTTATTTTGTTGAAGGGGTAtggatttttgaacaagcataTATGTTGCATAGTTTAAGTAAAGTTATTAAGTTAAACTGTCCATcgtcatgttttttttttcctttaatctttatctatttgattgacaCATAGTATAACTTTAACTGCCACTTATTATTACGGTCTactcttaggttcgattctcgccaaggcgaatttgaaccacattattactagcccattgtgagctTTAGCTCACTCTCCCAttcccttagtatagataatatcgcttgtttaaaaaaaataaaaaataaaaaaactttaacTAGATGAAATATCACACTTCCATATAACTTATTTTTAAAGGAATAAATTTGAAAACCTAACTCCATAGCGTCATTAAGCTAAGTACTCAATGAGTCATTTCTAAAACGTCTTCTCATGGAAAATTTCTTGTACCACACTCCACACATATGCTACATAAAAAGTTAAATACAAAGAATTCCGAAACTAATAATTTTGGCTCCCTTACAAACGTTAATTACTTTGGCATTTGAAAAAACAGAACGAGActggggaaaaagaaagaagaaggaaatattATCAAATAATTGCCCTATTCCTATTTCTAATTCAATAACAAAAGATCTATAGTAACGTCGAAGAACCTTGAAATAAAGTCCTAAAATTaataggagaaaaaaaaatcttaaagaaGATCGACCGAAACAGTTCATTTCTGTTTGCTGAAACTAAAAATTGTCACCGGAGATCATAACATGTGAAAACCTAGCTAATGCAGATAGTAAAACTAAAAAACTACACTTAATTAACCACGCTTATCATTCATCCATGACCAACTGATCATGATCATCCAAATCTTTGCATTCTTAGGTGATCATCATGATCATCAATTCCTCCGAACCCCAACTGATCTTGCTGGCCATGTTGTTGTTTCTGCAGATCATGAAAGTTTTCTGGTCTATTATTATTACCCGATCCTCCAAGCCCtaaaaagtcaacggtcaacgtATCACCGTTACTCACATTACTAGCACCCCTGAACCCTATTTTATTTGAAGTCCCATTATTTTCATGCTCCATGTTCTTCAACAAACCATTGTTCTGAGCATGATCGAATAACATCCCGCTAAACATCCCCATTTGCGCATAATTAGCGCCAAAAAACTGCGGCGAGGTCTCTAATTGCAGAATGTTATTAGGATCTCTCTGCTGCATGAAGGGGTTCATGTTGTACCCACCAGTAGCTGTACCATAGGTTGAGGGTGCCATGCTTGTTATGGTTGTACCACTAGGGTTAGGGTTGGGACCACCACTCATAGTTGCACCCATTTGAGCCGCTTTTTGTAGCAGTTGCGTGGCGGATAAATGGCCTGATGAGTTGGGGATGAGTGATTGACCGTGCCCGCCGTGGTTTAATCCGAACAGTAGTGACGATGGTGATGTTGATGATGAAGTGTTGTTGCTTAGGGTTCTCGGTAACATGTTTACGGGTTTTGTGGGCATTGGGAAGGGTTGTTGGGGTTCTAGGGTTAAAGGGGCATTTTTGGCATCAAAATTATGATGAAATTGATCAGATGTAGTAGTATCTGATCTTGCTGACGATGGGTTGTCGGTGATTTTGTTGTTCATGGGCGGTGATGCCGGGATGATGAGCTCACTGTTGGAAAGTTGGCCTTGGTTTGGTGCTCCCATAATATTGTTGGACATTGGTACTACTCCTTGGTTTCTGTTGTTCTCTTCAGCTATGGCATCACAAAAAGCTCTGTGGGTGATGAAGCTATCTCTTCTGCACAATGGATATCCAATAGTTCTCGTAAGCTAAACTGTATAAAGTTTATGAGACTCGAATTCAAAAGTATTAAACAAAGTGGAAACTGAGTGCCGTCAcagtaattattattattattataaaccaAAAAATCTTACTGGTTaagggggaaaaaaaaaaaactaaatatataAGTCTCTTGATTAGTGGCCGGCGTGTATAGACAGACAAAGTTAAATAAGATTAATGTATTAAGCACCATATACATTTATTCTATTGCATAGAAGGTTTAATAACAAATGTTTGTTAAATAAGAATGATTAGGACTTTCGATAATAAATTTTGGAAAGATTAGTTTCAGTCAAGTTgtcaatattaaatatatatatatatatgtgtgtgtgtgtgtgtgtatattaattttaaatgttcATGCATGGACAAGCAGCACAACATATCTATACAAAACATTTGTCAGCGTAGTTGTTCAAATTGTATAATTATATAGACAGTagtataaattttttataataaactCATATTTTctagaatattaatttaattacctGGAGAAGATGGTTCCACAGTCACATTTGTATTCTCTAGTACCACAGGTCTTTAGATGAGCTTTCCAGTCCGATTGCACCGCGTATTTCTTGGAGCACTTGTCACATTTCCAGGTTTTCTCGCCGTGCTTCCGGAAAAAGTGCTTTTTGATGCCCGTAAGATCCCCGAGTGCCCGCGATGGATCGTGGTGGACGCAGGAGGATTCGGGGCAGATATAGACTCGCTTAATGATCTCAGTGCTCGTTCTTTGCTTAAGCTTCCATGGCAAGTTGTGACCTCTTCTGTGGAGTTGGAGGTTTTGGTCCCTTTGGAACCCCTTCTTACAAATTTCACATACAAACCGGTTTGTGGCCATCAGGGTCTTTGGTGACAAGGCTATCACTTCAGCAGTTGGGTCTGCATTTACATGGATTTTTCAACAACTAGTACATATGTTtcaatattaaataaattagtatttggaagtttaaattcattaagaaatttggagcattttattGTGGATAGTCATTAGAGGAAACGTAAAACTACTATCCAACAACACTTGTCTACTACAATTTGAAAATACTATCTCAAGAGGGTGAGAGAATATGTCGTTTTTTGGCCAGCTGTAAACACTCGATTACAAGACAGATTCTTATCTCGTGTGAGAGAAAGGGAAATAAGATGTTTCATGAACAATTGGAATGGATATATGAAGATCTTTTACTTGAAATAGTTGAGCACACAGAATAAGGAAACAAAGGAAGGAGACCATAGTCAAGGCAAGCCAATAGTATATAATTTACTCCAATAATTGTGAAACATCAAGCCAATAATTGAACCCCTTTTAAACtacttagagatatcaataataCATATGGTTCATGCTTTCTGACCCCagcaatattttttttgtctgGAAAACAAATAATCCACGGCTCTCCTTCAAGAACTGAATCAAATCTGTTTgaagctagctagctagctatctAAGAACTAAAAATTTGAAACAATTAAATATATGCAAGCATGCATATTTTGACCAAAAGGACACATAGAAAGAAGTTAATTACTCATAGACTAATTCAAGGTAataattagaagataagaaaaaCATGAATTGAAAGTTTTTAAATATCTATCAAGCTCAATTAAGCATATATATGTGCACAAAATTTCAATCAAATCTCTccaacatcaattttttttttttaaatgtatttcAAAGATAAAATGACTTCAAAATAATGACCATCTCTTTTTGAGGGAAAGAACTTTATAAAGAAAGATTAATTACAACCGAAAGAGAAAAAACTTGAT encodes:
- the LOC114824436 gene encoding zinc finger protein GAI-ASSOCIATED FACTOR 1 translates to MSIITGSAATGSFSSGNTGGEEVQQQQQELLNHHANFHGSNSLLPTTPNINSNGISTTQVQKQPPPAKKKRNLPGTPDPTAEVIALSPKTLMATNRFVCEICKKGFQRDQNLQLHRRGHNLPWKLKQRTSTEIIKRVYICPESSCVHHDPSRALGDLTGIKKHFFRKHGEKTWKCDKCSKKYAVQSDWKAHLKTCGTREYKCDCGTIFSRRDSFITHRAFCDAIAEENNRNQGVVPMSNNIMGAPNQGQLSNSELIIPASPPMNNKITDNPSSARSDTTTSDQFHHNFDAKNAPLTLEPQQPFPMPTKPVNMLPRTLSNNTSSSTSPSSLLFGLNHGGHGQSLIPNSSGHLSATQLLQKAAQMGATMSGGPNPNPSGTTITSMAPSTYGTATGGYNMNPFMQQRDPNNILQLETSPQFFGANYAQMGMFSGMLFDHAQNNGLLKNMEHENNGTSNKIGFRGASNVSNGDTLTVDFLGLGGSGNNNRPENFHDLQKQQHGQQDQLGFGGIDDHDDHLRMQRFG